From Lewinellaceae bacterium:
AGCTGTCTGGCTTATCTTTCCCGAGTTCCAAAAGGTGCACGTCTATACCGACCCAGAGCAAGTTGCTATCTGTAAGGGAGATGCCATTTGCAGCGCGGAAGGCGCCATACCCGGCTTTTCCATCAGTGCAGCCGAATTGTTTCGAAAAGGCTGATCGCACATCATAAATCAAACATCAAAAATCGCACATCATAAATCCCTACGTTCCCAACAACCCCCTTTGCCGGAGTGCCAGCAGGATGAGGCTCAGCAGGAGTACCCCGGCGGCCAGGCCCATTTGCATCCATTGAGCCTGTTCCTGGCGCACGCGGCTTTCCACATAGTAAGGGTTGGCGGCATTGGGCGAGCCGTCGCCGTAGCGGAATTCCCAGTTGTCTGGGCCACTGTTGTCCAGGTAGGGAAGCAGGAGGCTCAGGGTAAAAGAAGAATCGGACGGGGGCACCTCGTAGGAAATGCTGTCGACCATAGCCCCCAGGATGGAATAGAGCGCCAGCGATTCCTTTCTTTTGTTGAGGCCGAAATCCAGGCCGTTGATCACGTTGTAGGCGCCGGGGTAGGCCTGAACGAATTTTGCCGAATCCCGGGCGAGGATGAGGTAATCGTTGGGGCCGATGTAGGCTTCGGGAAAGACAAACTCGTTGCGCTTCCTGTCGCCCAGCGTCCAGCCTTTCAGCGGCACCCGGTTGCGGGAGGCGTTGAAGAGCTCGATCCAGTCGCCGGCCTTGCCATTTTTGGGGCAAATTTCGTTGATCACCAGCTTGCCTTCCATGGGGTGGGTAAACTCGTCGAAGCGGGCGTGCAGGCGGGTGGCGTTGTCCTTTAGGCTAAGGGTAAATTGCCGCAGGGTTTCATTGGCGTCGATGCCTTCCCAGCGGGACAGTTGGTAGCCGTGGTGGGCCACTGCTCTGATGGTTATGGGATAGTTTTCAAAATAGACCAGCTCGACGGTGTCGTTGCTGACCGACACCTGATCGTTGATGATGATGCGGCCGCCGGCGGAGGCGCTGACCACCAGCCGCCGTTGGGGGCCGGTATTGAAGCGCCCCATCAGGTGCATGCGCACGTAAGCCGGGCGCTCCTGGGCGAATTCGCGCACAATGGACACTTCTTCCTCCCACTTGCTGCGGCTGAGGTTCCAGCGCTCCAGGTGGCGGGGCATCTCGGGCAGCAAATCCTGATAGATGGAATCTATCCGGTTGAGCACCGTCTCCTCGCTGAAAGAAGTGCTGAGGTAGCCGGCGAAACGGTTGACGAAGGCTTTCTCAAACTCTTTGTTTTCCAGAAATTTCCGCAACATAAAAGTACTCCAGGGCGGGTTGGGCCAGGCAGGCCCCTGCGGGTCGGTGTGGAAAGCCAGGCTGTTGCTCCTGTAAGTGCCCCCTCCGTGCAGGCCAAAACCCCAGTCGGTATCGTATAGTATCCACCGCCAGCGCCCGCCGGGCTTCTGGGGCCGCCAGAACCTGATGTTGCCGCCCGCGTCCCGGTTGTCGAAATAAATCTGAGCGATTTGATAATCCATGAAGTTCTGGACATCCATCTGGGTATTTACATAGGCGTAATTGGCGGGGTCGGCCAGGCTATGCGT
This genomic window contains:
- a CDS encoding CotH kinase family protein, with protein sequence MKKSAFFILSILLFAPLWAQKKSAAPSEGPPPVELNFSLEGGFFPDGVVVELSAPGAVAYYTTDGSAPSQLSSRYTRPLRLEQTTVLRAVAYHADGRVSPVLGHTYFIGEPSTHLAVVSIGISPEVLFHPRSGLFMLGNNVVDTLWKKPGANFWSRTEFPASVEMFETDGRCVYRSQSGFRLFGGMSRLFPQKSIALVARNRYGESRIRHKVFGKKGLNKFKFLVLRNSGSDFGKTHFRDALMTSLVEDWDIDKQDYRPAHVYINGQYWGIYNIREKVNRFFLAGHHPEVDNDSIDLIEHRYTRKRGSTRHYMSLMNFLETHSLADPANYAYVNTQMDVQNFMDYQIAQIYFDNRDAGGNIRFWRPQKPGGRWRWILYDTDWGFGLHGGGTYRSNSLAFHTDPQGPAWPNPPWSTFMLRKFLENKEFEKAFVNRFAGYLSTSFSEETVLNRIDSIYQDLLPEMPRHLERWNLSRSKWEEEVSIVREFAQERPAYVRMHLMGRFNTGPQRRLVVSASAGGRIIINDQVSVSNDTVELVYFENYPITIRAVAHHGYQLSRWEGIDANETLRQFTLSLKDNATRLHARFDEFTHPMEGKLVINEICPKNGKAGDWIELFNASRNRVPLKGWTLGDRKRNEFVFPEAYIGPNDYLILARDSAKFVQAYPGAYNVINGLDFGLNKRKESLALYSILGAMVDSISYEVPPSDSSFTLSLLLPYLDNSGPDNWEFRYGDGSPNAANPYYVESRVRQEQAQWMQMGLAAGVLLLSLILLALRQRGLLGT